From Synechococcus sp. A10-1-5-1, a single genomic window includes:
- a CDS encoding mechanosensitive ion channel family protein produces MTSLWTLAPALAALLGGGLLSLLAARVFGAFFGRLTRKTRSETDDFIVQVIVDTIPILGWVISASWAWWLVPTPPEADRVVFTIAKLILVIFLVRLVNRISLRLLQRSAVHSGDPAVGNMLRALAPMLRALVWSIGTVLYLQNIGVQMAAIWALLSAGGIGAGLALKQPVSEFFEYITILLDKPFQPGQFINVGEVWGTVDRVGVRSTRLRSVNGEAIVMSNSALTSSVVANYGEMQERRLIYRLGVTYDTSHSTLERIPGLLKAIVEQGGDARFDRAHFVAFNSSSLDFELVYFVPSNNYIQAMEAQQRINLDIVQRFAKEGIEFAFPTQTLHLHNALETGV; encoded by the coding sequence ATGACCTCGTTGTGGACACTCGCGCCTGCCCTGGCGGCTCTGCTTGGAGGGGGGCTGCTATCGCTTCTCGCCGCCCGGGTCTTTGGAGCATTTTTCGGTCGCTTGACACGAAAAACGAGGAGTGAAACCGACGACTTCATCGTTCAGGTCATCGTTGACACCATCCCGATCCTGGGCTGGGTGATCAGCGCCAGCTGGGCCTGGTGGCTCGTGCCAACGCCTCCCGAGGCGGATCGAGTGGTCTTCACGATCGCCAAGCTGATCCTCGTGATCTTCCTGGTGCGGCTGGTCAACCGCATCAGCCTGCGCCTGCTGCAACGCTCCGCTGTTCACAGCGGAGATCCTGCAGTCGGAAACATGCTTCGGGCGCTTGCCCCAATGCTTCGCGCCCTGGTCTGGAGCATCGGCACTGTTCTCTATCTGCAGAACATTGGCGTCCAGATGGCTGCGATCTGGGCCCTGCTCAGCGCTGGTGGCATCGGAGCAGGTTTGGCCTTGAAGCAGCCGGTCTCTGAGTTTTTTGAGTACATCACGATCCTGCTGGACAAGCCCTTCCAACCCGGGCAGTTCATCAACGTGGGCGAGGTCTGGGGAACGGTGGATCGGGTCGGGGTTCGCTCCACCCGTCTGCGCAGCGTCAACGGTGAAGCCATCGTGATGAGCAACAGCGCGCTCACCAGTTCGGTGGTGGCGAACTACGGGGAAATGCAAGAGCGGCGGCTGATCTATCGATTGGGGGTGACCTATGACACCAGCCACTCCACATTGGAGCGGATTCCAGGCCTTCTGAAAGCCATCGTTGAGCAGGGCGGTGATGCCCGCTTCGACCGGGCCCATTTTGTGGCGTTTAACAGCAGCAGCCTCGATTTTGAGCTGGTGTATTTCGTTCCCTCGAACAACTACATCCAGGCGATGGAAGCGCAGCAACGGATCAATCTCGACATTGTTCAGCGCTTCGCCAAGGAGGGCATTGAATTTGCCTTCCCGACCCAGACCCTGCACCTGCACAACGCTTTGGAGACTGGGGTGTGA
- the rpmB gene encoding 50S ribosomal protein L28: MSRVCQLTGKRANNGMAVSHSHIRTKKLQQVNLQERRLWWAEGNRYVKLRVSTRALKTIQKKGLGAYAKQLGINLAKI; encoded by the coding sequence ATGTCCCGGGTCTGCCAACTCACCGGCAAGCGCGCCAACAACGGCATGGCCGTCTCGCACTCCCACATCCGCACCAAGAAGCTTCAGCAGGTCAACCTGCAAGAGCGCCGGCTGTGGTGGGCCGAAGGCAACCGCTACGTCAAGCTGCGGGTCTCCACCCGCGCCCTGAAGACCATCCAGAAGAAGGGTCTGGGCGCCTATGCCAAGCAGCTGGGCATCAACCTGGCCAAGATCTGA
- a CDS encoding peroxiredoxin, with protein sequence MNRRDLLLSFGAAALGLLGRPQQAFSMGGTLPDLGEPAPDFMLSGVVPGGDGAIEAERSLRDFQGQWLVLYFYPRDFTEGCTIEAKGFQRDLQRFHALNAEVVGISADDTDSHKEFCGSEALTYPLLSDPGGQISKRYGSWIPPFSQRHTFLIDPEGVLKETWLAVRPLGHSREILERLEQLQAKS encoded by the coding sequence TTGAACCGCCGCGATCTGCTCCTCTCCTTCGGTGCTGCGGCCCTCGGCCTGTTGGGAAGACCCCAACAGGCTTTTTCAATGGGTGGCACCCTGCCGGATCTTGGTGAGCCGGCTCCAGATTTCATGCTCTCAGGAGTGGTCCCCGGCGGCGACGGCGCCATCGAAGCGGAGCGAAGCCTGAGGGACTTCCAAGGCCAGTGGCTCGTCCTCTACTTCTATCCCCGCGATTTCACCGAAGGCTGCACGATTGAAGCCAAAGGGTTTCAACGGGATCTTCAGCGGTTCCACGCTCTCAATGCCGAGGTCGTCGGCATTAGCGCCGACGACACGGACTCCCACAAGGAGTTCTGCGGCAGTGAGGCCCTCACCTACCCGCTTCTCTCGGATCCCGGAGGCCAAATCAGCAAGCGCTATGGCAGCTGGATTCCTCCCTTCTCCCAACGGCACACGTTCCTCATTGACCCAGAGGGGGTACTCAAAGAAACCTGGCTCGCAGTCAGGCCACTGGGTCACAGCAGGGAGATCCTCGAACGCTTGGAGCAACTTCAAGCGAAAAGCTGA
- a CDS encoding glycerol kinase GlpK yields MSESYLLALDQGTSSSRAVLFNARGESVASAQVPLAIHYPDDGWVEQDASAIWQSQLEAMALLEQRLSPQQRRSVQACGITNQRETTTLWRRSTGESFGPSLVWQDRRTAAICARWKSEPAAARWQSQTGLVLDPYFSASKVAWMLEAHPQAQQALEADDLCFGTVDSWLLWHLTGGTRHATDISNASRTLLLDLEQLSWLPEAVQRVGLTTAALPDLLPTRSAFGVIADGLPFGGVPITAMLGDQQAASYGQFCHQPGQAKCTYGTGAFLVVNCGQQPQRASGGLLSTVGWSNRDGSTTYCIEGSLFNAGTVIQWLRDGLGIISESAEVDALASQVASAGELMLVPAFTGWGSPHWDPNARGLLIGMTRDTGAPQIARAALEGIALAVTGLLRGAAEALGAPLQTIAVDGGAAASAVLLQAQADSAAVQVVRPANLESTALGVALMAGECVDVVSDLESIAATIRKSSTQVNPQRTEAERERWRRRWDQAVERCLEWHGDGTV; encoded by the coding sequence GTGTCCGAGTCCTATCTCTTAGCTCTCGATCAGGGCACCAGCAGTTCCCGAGCGGTTCTGTTTAACGCCCGAGGTGAGTCGGTCGCCTCGGCCCAAGTGCCCCTTGCGATCCACTACCCGGACGACGGCTGGGTGGAACAGGACGCCTCAGCGATTTGGCAGAGCCAGCTTGAGGCCATGGCTCTGCTGGAGCAGCGTTTGAGCCCGCAGCAACGCCGTTCTGTTCAGGCCTGTGGCATCACCAACCAACGGGAAACCACCACCCTCTGGCGCCGCAGTACTGGAGAATCCTTTGGTCCTTCCCTGGTCTGGCAAGACCGGCGGACCGCCGCGATCTGTGCCCGTTGGAAGAGCGAGCCAGCCGCAGCGCGCTGGCAGAGCCAGACAGGGCTTGTGCTCGATCCCTATTTCAGCGCCAGCAAGGTCGCGTGGATGCTTGAGGCCCATCCTCAGGCCCAGCAGGCCTTAGAGGCGGATGACCTCTGTTTTGGCACGGTCGACAGCTGGCTGCTGTGGCACCTAACCGGAGGAACGCGTCATGCCACGGACATCAGCAATGCCAGTCGCACCCTTTTGCTGGATCTGGAGCAGTTGAGTTGGCTGCCTGAGGCAGTCCAGCGTGTTGGCCTGACCACCGCTGCACTTCCTGATCTGTTGCCGACCCGCAGCGCCTTCGGGGTGATTGCCGATGGGCTGCCCTTTGGCGGTGTTCCGATTACGGCGATGCTCGGTGATCAGCAGGCCGCCAGTTACGGCCAGTTCTGCCACCAACCGGGTCAGGCCAAATGCACCTACGGCACCGGTGCTTTTCTTGTAGTCAATTGCGGGCAACAACCGCAACGGGCCTCAGGAGGTCTCCTGAGCACCGTCGGTTGGAGCAATCGCGATGGCAGCACCACCTACTGCATTGAGGGCAGCCTCTTTAATGCCGGGACGGTGATCCAGTGGCTCCGTGATGGTCTCGGGATCATCAGCGAGTCCGCGGAGGTTGATGCCCTGGCTTCGCAGGTTGCAAGTGCTGGTGAGCTGATGCTCGTGCCGGCCTTCACCGGCTGGGGATCACCCCACTGGGATCCCAATGCCCGGGGGTTGCTGATTGGGATGACGCGCGACACCGGTGCTCCGCAGATTGCCAGGGCCGCCCTGGAGGGGATCGCCTTGGCTGTGACCGGTTTGTTGCGGGGGGCCGCGGAGGCCCTGGGAGCTCCACTGCAAACGATTGCCGTTGATGGGGGAGCCGCCGCTTCTGCGGTTTTGCTCCAAGCCCAGGCCGACAGTGCAGCTGTTCAGGTGGTGAGACCGGCCAACCTGGAATCCACGGCCCTTGGGGTGGCGCTGATGGCCGGTGAGTGCGTCGATGTCGTGAGTGATCTCGAGTCCATCGCCGCGACCATCCGCAAGTCCTCAACCCAAGTGAACCCGCAGAGAACCGAGGCCGAGCGGGAGCGCTGGCGACGCCGTTGGGATCAGGCGGTTGAGCGTTGTTTGGAGTGGCATGGCGATGGAACGGTTTGA
- a CDS encoding alpha-amylase family glycosyl hydrolase has product MPEGASRTQTWPPAPGQHPWWDGAVIYELIPRCYSDSDGDGIGDFGGLTKRLGYLRWLGVDAIWMTPIYPSPLRDGGYDITDFTDIHPELGDLDAFHRFIEAAHAHGIRVVIDLVLNHTSQLHPWFQRARFAERGSADRDFYVWRDDPDGYKDAPVLFRHFEDSNWSWDPIAQQYYLHRFLHHQPDLNYDNPAVQEAVLQVVDFWLARGIDGFRLDAIPFLFEREGTRCEGLPETHAFLKTLRQRVDAYSGANPGRDILLLAEAIQPVDEAMPYLEDGELHAAFNFALTAHLFASVAHGETKGLNRFLKEISNLDCGRGWALPLRNHDELWLGDGHLVPEEVIHWVRHGLPAAHGHWLNWGINRRLAPLLNGDTRPNMALHALLYSLPGMPCVYYGDELGMGDWPGLRDRDPNRTPMAWSPDRNGGFSIAPDPLLVLPPITAPGYDYRVINVEVQKSLKGSLLNWHRHMLVSRKLLPALKHGDFELLPSHHPSVVSFIRRCEAMTVLVAVNLSGTGASTEIDLSRWEGERIRELLWGCEFPEASSDWFVYLQAYGFGWWLIGDMELASNSDSAAGVSRSASA; this is encoded by the coding sequence ATGCCAGAGGGGGCCAGCAGGACACAAACCTGGCCCCCAGCACCGGGGCAACATCCCTGGTGGGATGGGGCGGTTATCTATGAACTGATCCCCCGGTGTTACAGCGATTCCGATGGGGATGGGATCGGGGATTTCGGCGGTCTCACCAAACGTCTGGGCTACCTGCGCTGGCTCGGGGTCGATGCGATCTGGATGACCCCGATCTACCCGTCTCCCCTGCGGGATGGGGGGTACGACATCACCGACTTCACCGATATCCATCCGGAGCTTGGGGACCTCGACGCGTTTCATCGCTTTATCGAAGCCGCCCATGCCCATGGGATCCGGGTGGTCATTGACCTGGTGTTGAACCACACCAGTCAGCTTCACCCCTGGTTTCAACGGGCACGTTTTGCTGAACGGGGCAGCGCCGATCGCGACTTCTATGTCTGGCGAGACGATCCCGACGGCTACAAGGATGCGCCTGTCCTCTTTCGCCACTTCGAGGACTCCAATTGGTCCTGGGATCCGATTGCACAGCAGTACTACCTGCATCGTTTCCTGCATCACCAACCGGACCTCAACTACGACAACCCCGCCGTCCAGGAAGCGGTGCTTCAGGTCGTGGACTTCTGGTTAGCCCGTGGGATCGATGGCTTTCGGCTGGATGCCATTCCCTTTCTCTTTGAGCGAGAAGGAACCCGTTGTGAGGGTCTACCGGAAACCCATGCCTTTTTAAAAACCCTGCGCCAAAGGGTAGATGCCTACAGCGGGGCGAACCCTGGGCGCGACATTCTTCTGTTGGCTGAAGCGATTCAGCCGGTCGATGAAGCGATGCCGTACCTCGAAGACGGGGAACTGCATGCGGCGTTTAATTTCGCCCTCACCGCCCATCTCTTCGCCTCTGTAGCCCATGGCGAAACCAAGGGACTGAACCGATTTCTCAAGGAAATCAGCAACCTGGACTGCGGCCGGGGCTGGGCCCTTCCGCTCCGGAACCACGATGAACTGTGGCTTGGTGATGGCCATCTCGTACCTGAGGAGGTCATTCACTGGGTGCGCCATGGGCTGCCCGCCGCCCATGGCCATTGGCTGAACTGGGGAATCAATCGCAGGCTGGCACCACTCTTGAACGGAGATACCAGGCCCAACATGGCGCTCCATGCCCTGCTCTACAGCCTGCCGGGTATGCCATGCGTCTACTACGGCGATGAGCTCGGAATGGGGGACTGGCCAGGACTGCGAGACCGGGACCCCAATCGCACTCCCATGGCCTGGAGTCCGGATCGCAACGGTGGCTTTTCCATAGCCCCTGATCCACTTCTGGTGCTGCCGCCGATTACCGCGCCTGGTTACGACTACCGCGTGATCAACGTTGAGGTTCAGAAGTCGCTTAAGGGGTCGCTCCTCAATTGGCATCGGCACATGCTGGTGAGCCGCAAGCTGCTGCCGGCCCTGAAGCATGGCGATTTTGAACTGCTGCCCAGCCATCACCCGAGCGTGGTCAGCTTCATTCGCCGCTGTGAGGCCATGACTGTGCTCGTCGCCGTCAATCTGAGTGGCACTGGTGCCTCAACCGAGATCGACCTCAGTCGTTGGGAAGGGGAGCGAATCCGCGAACTGCTCTGGGGGTGTGAATTCCCAGAAGCCTCGAGTGATTGGTTCGTCTACCTGCAGGCCTACGGCTTTGGCTGGTGGTTGATCGGGGATATGGAACTCGCCAGCAACAGTGACTCTGCAGCCGGCGTGAGCCGTTCCGCTTCGGCCTGA
- a CDS encoding glycerol-3-phosphate dehydrogenase/oxidase, with product MSVVWSGMAMERFDLLIIGGGSSGAALAYEAVRRGLRVALLEAGDPGQGTSSRSTKLLHGGVRYLELAFKQLDAAQLKLVREALAERQYWIDQAPFLAQSLRIALPTQGPLEQAYFRVGLGMYDLLAGSAGLEPSSGVDRQQLQQVLPGLNSDRHSAVLYSDGQFDDARLNLLLLLTAQAAGAVVQRDCAVVGFELEQGKVVGVTARQPDGSTSHWLARCVVNATGIQADSLRALAEPNCQPRLLVSRGVHLVLEEQFCPSGVGLLIPKTSDGRVMFVLPFQGRTLVGTTDTPCRVAEATTVSDAEEAFLLDHLRRWFPGQTNLTVTSRWAGGRPLIQPDSERGSSKVVREHEVEQLDCGLISLLGGKWTTCRVLAVDALKAIAGQLGQTLSAPDPMPLLGAAQSPEQTTADLSDLRARLECVVPRGALQHQQIDHLIANYGLQAEQVLQQGLDASETTPLSPVVPICVAEWRYNIQFEWAKTAADLLNRRSRIGFLDQAEAERLTPAAESLLLASSISPINHQPKP from the coding sequence TTGAGCGTTGTTTGGAGTGGCATGGCGATGGAACGGTTTGATCTCTTGATCATTGGCGGCGGCAGTAGTGGCGCCGCCCTGGCCTATGAGGCCGTGCGTCGTGGCTTGCGCGTGGCGTTGCTCGAGGCTGGCGATCCGGGCCAGGGCACGAGTTCCCGCAGCACCAAGCTTCTGCATGGGGGTGTTCGTTATCTCGAGCTGGCCTTTAAGCAACTCGACGCAGCCCAGTTGAAGTTGGTGCGGGAGGCCTTGGCTGAGCGGCAGTACTGGATCGATCAAGCTCCCTTTTTGGCCCAGTCCCTGCGCATAGCCCTGCCCACTCAGGGGCCCTTGGAGCAGGCCTACTTCCGAGTGGGGTTGGGGATGTATGACCTATTGGCTGGCTCAGCTGGTCTTGAGCCCAGCAGTGGTGTGGACCGCCAGCAGCTGCAACAGGTCCTGCCTGGCCTGAATTCTGATCGCCATAGTGCTGTGCTTTACAGCGATGGTCAATTCGACGATGCACGACTGAATCTGCTGTTGCTGCTGACGGCCCAGGCAGCCGGTGCAGTGGTCCAACGGGACTGCGCGGTCGTTGGTTTTGAGCTGGAGCAGGGCAAGGTGGTTGGCGTCACGGCCCGTCAGCCCGATGGCTCCACGAGCCACTGGTTGGCTCGCTGTGTGGTCAATGCCACGGGTATCCAGGCCGACAGCCTCCGTGCCCTGGCGGAGCCCAACTGCCAGCCGCGGCTGCTGGTGAGTCGTGGTGTCCATTTGGTTCTCGAAGAGCAGTTCTGTCCAAGCGGTGTCGGCCTGCTGATTCCCAAGACCAGTGATGGTCGTGTGATGTTTGTGCTGCCCTTCCAAGGCAGAACACTGGTGGGTACCACCGATACCCCCTGCAGGGTTGCGGAAGCGACCACGGTCTCCGATGCCGAGGAGGCGTTCCTGCTGGATCACCTCCGGCGCTGGTTCCCGGGCCAAACCAACTTGACAGTGACCAGCCGGTGGGCCGGTGGTCGGCCCTTAATCCAGCCGGACTCCGAGCGCGGCAGCAGCAAGGTGGTTCGTGAACATGAAGTTGAGCAGCTTGATTGCGGTCTGATCAGCCTTCTTGGTGGCAAGTGGACCACCTGCAGAGTTTTGGCCGTTGATGCCCTGAAAGCCATCGCTGGCCAGCTGGGGCAGACGCTTTCTGCTCCCGACCCCATGCCGCTCCTGGGAGCTGCCCAATCCCCAGAGCAAACCACGGCTGATCTTTCAGACCTGCGCGCGCGGCTCGAGTGTGTGGTGCCGCGTGGTGCGCTCCAACATCAGCAAATCGACCATCTGATCGCCAATTACGGCCTGCAAGCCGAGCAGGTGCTCCAGCAGGGACTGGATGCCTCTGAAACGACACCCCTCAGCCCCGTGGTGCCCATTTGTGTGGCGGAGTGGCGCTACAACATCCAGTTTGAATGGGCGAAGACAGCAGCTGATCTGCTCAATCGGAGAAGCCGGATTGGCTTTCTCGATCAGGCCGAAGCGGAACGGCTCACGCCGGCTGCAGAGTCACTGTTGCTGGCGAGTTCCATATCCCCGATCAACCACCAGCCAAAGCCGTAG